The window GCAGGTTAAACCGATAGTCGAGCGTGTAGAACCTGCATTCCCCAAGTGGCGTGTCGTTTGAGGTGAAGATCGCCTGTATCCGAGCGCTAGACAAGGATTTTCTGCCGCAAGCGGCACCTGCGGTCGCGCAGACTGCTGGATCTGGACGGATCAGACCGCGAAGCCGCTGTTTCCTTGCCCAGGGGCGGCGTTTTTCAGCGCAGCGGACAGATCTGTCCAGCCGCTTTCGTTCAGTTTGAGCGTGGATCGCGATCATGCGCATAGCGGTGGCGCTCGCAATCGGCGGATAGCGGCGAGGATGGCGCGTACCATCGTGCCGGTGACAGCGACCTCGGCCAGCTGGAAGGTGATGGTGCGGGCGTGACGGACCACACGTGCCCCGATCTTGATCAGCTTCAGTTGCAGGCTGGTCAACGACCAGTCGGCCATGGCCTCGGGCAGCTCGATGCAGCGCAAGAAGGTGGCCAGGTTGTACGCCAGGGCGTGCAGTTGCAGCCGCACCTCATTGTCGCGGAACTTCCGGCACGACAGCCGCGTCCAGCGAAAGGCGTATTTGCCCTCTTTGATGTGCTGCTCGGCGGTGCCGCGCTGGTTGTAGAACCGCACCACCCAGTCCGGCTCCATCGGCAGGTTGGTGACGATGAAGCCGACACGCGGGAACAGTTCGCCCGGATGCCATTCGATCTTGGCGATCACCCGGCGTTCCTTGTCCCAGGACGCCGCCTGATACTCGAATTCCTCGAAGAACCGCTTGACCTTGGTCAGTGACGGCCGCCCGACAGGGCGCGTTAGCCGATGCGCGATCTTGTCCTTGAGGACCGCGTTTGCGGGCAGCCGGATGGCGTAGAAGAACCGCGCTTCTTCCAATCGCTCATAGATCGCCGGGATCGCGTAGGCAGCATCGGCCCGGAAGAACCTGCCACCAAGGTCGCGCTCCGCGTAGCGCGCAATGACGGGGTCGAGAACATCACGCCAGCCATCGGCGCTGTGGACGTTGCCATGGCGCAGGGCGCAGCGTTCCAGCATCCCGAACTGGTTGAACAGAAAGTTGGGGTGATAGCAGCTACAGTCGAAATGGCCATTCCAGGCGGACCCTTCCTGGTCGCCATGGGTCGGGCTGACCGAGCTGTCCATGTCCAGAACGATGTACTTCAGCCCGTTACGGTCATGGAACCGGTCGATCCATTGCCCGTTCAGGTCGGCCAGCGCGGCACGGTTCCCGGCCAGAGCCAGCGTCTCGGTCTCGAACCGTCCCATCTGCGATGCCGAGGCCGCTTGTGCATCGACCGCTCTGCCGCCGACAACTTGGCGCATGACCGGATCGCAGGCGAGACGGTTGGCGTCGTTGACATCCTCGTATCCGGCCAGCCGCCCAAAGACTGATTGCCGGAACAGGCCGTCGAGCCGATGGACCGTGTTCTTGCCAGAGCGAGTATCGCGCAGCGCCGCTGACGCCAAATCGGACAACCCGAGCGCGTCATCAAGCTCGCGCATCACCAGAAGGCCGCCGTCGGAACTGAGCTGCGTGCCGCGAAATTCCAGCCGCACGCGAGGGTCGAAATCCACCCGATCTGCCCGTTGCAAGCCCGCACCCTCTGGGTGATCCATGAAACGCGCCCCTCGC of the Sphingobium herbicidovorans genome contains:
- a CDS encoding IS1380-like element IS1247 family transposase, with the protein product MDHPEGAGLQRADRVDFDPRVRLEFRGTQLSSDGGLLVMRELDDALGLSDLASAALRDTRSGKNTVHRLDGLFRQSVFGRLAGYEDVNDANRLACDPVMRQVVGGRAVDAQAASASQMGRFETETLALAGNRAALADLNGQWIDRFHDRNGLKYIVLDMDSSVSPTHGDQEGSAWNGHFDCSCYHPNFLFNQFGMLERCALRHGNVHSADGWRDVLDPVIARYAERDLGGRFFRADAAYAIPAIYERLEEARFFYAIRLPANAVLKDKIAHRLTRPVGRPSLTKVKRFFEEFEYQAASWDKERRVIAKIEWHPGELFPRVGFIVTNLPMEPDWVVRFYNQRGTAEQHIKEGKYAFRWTRLSCRKFRDNEVRLQLHALAYNLATFLRCIELPEAMADWSLTSLQLKLIKIGARVVRHARTITFQLAEVAVTGTMVRAILAAIRRLRAPPLCA